The proteins below are encoded in one region of Apium graveolens cultivar Ventura chromosome 4, ASM990537v1, whole genome shotgun sequence:
- the LOC141717562 gene encoding putative nucleoredoxin 1 isoform X1 — protein MSLRRNLGRLRVLGELFSNSINSRRAFLTIFKIIGSGGYIQCKHYNVEAEYTFRRSITKGDTICLNDLLFTNDRDYLITNNNQYLKAKQLEGKVIGIYFVPITGKDPRHSWFTALLKDVYDDLHPFNNFETVLVACNILDTDSRAKTDEIPIHCSLPRDPQKLFQDLFSYMPWTAIPFSDVTCRKHLQRSFDVSEKYIFQPKLYIVDQTGMVLQCNSWDILEYYGSLGYPFSDKRLKFLRTEDYLATKQPSLKTLLGSPKRDYVISNNGEKVPIHTFEEKVVALYFYHPDFPDKLTEELKLAYEEFAKIRKIFEVVLVYIYEPYQRQHWRGEKLFWKSEELFWEKFKTMPWLALPFKDTSYKKLKRVFEFQFYDILVPRLVIFGPHGDYIEPFGSHMLIRYGVRAFPFTRKKAVELETKKVKELNLEMLWNSDNVFTRNDGSQVPFSQLFGKRIMFVLESSAADWMSKDSEDLVLYTEFLTRLTERYIQNKGTDYEFEVILISTSMTKSSFYKDLVGDMPWLVSSANELILDLSSSYYWYGISTNELIEFFFPILAFNPDGRVVRKTLYPKFEDVEFPFYAGGLEDEMLSQLITLSMWDYSRFFRYNGRIYT, from the exons ATGTCGCTGAGGAGAAATTTGGGAAGATTGAGGGTGCTAGGAGAGCTTTTCAGCAATTCTATAAATTCAAGAAGAGCTTTCCTCACAATCTTTAAAATAATCGGTTCTG GAGGATATATTCAATGTAAACACTATAATGTTGAAGCTGAATACACATTCAGACGGAGCATAACAAAAGGAGATACCATATGTTTGAATGACCTTCTCTTCACTAACGACAGGGATTATCTCATTACAAACAACAACCAATAT CTTAAGGCTAAGCAGTTGGAAGGCAAGGTTATTGGTATATATTTTGTCCCAATTACTGGTAAAGATCCGCGACACTCATGGTTTACAGCATTGCTAAAGGACGTATACGATGATCTACATCCATTCAATAATTTCGAGACCGTCCTGGTTGCCTGTAATATTCTTGATACCGACTCCAGAGCAAAAACAGATGAAATACCCATCCATTGTTCTCTTCCTAGGGACCCTCAAAAGCTCTTTCAAGATTTGTTTTCTTACATGCCATGGACCGCTATCCCATTTTCAGATGTAACATGCAGGAAACATTTGCAAAGAAGCTTTGATGTCTCTGAAAAATATATTTTCCAACCTAAACTGTATATTGTTGACCAAACAGGCATGGTTTTACAATGTAATTCTTGGGATATTCTTGAGTATTATGGATCCTTGGGCTATCCGTTTAGTGACAAAAGACTAAAATTTCTGCGGACGGAAGATTATTTAGCCACCAAGCAACCCTCCTTGAAAACACTACTGGGATCTCCCAAACGTGATTATGTCATTTCAAACAATGGAGAGAAG GTACCTATTCACACTTTTGAAGAGAAGGTTGTAGCCTTATATTTTTACCACCCTGATTTTCCAGATAAGCTAACTGAAGAACTTAAGTTGGCTTATGAAGAGTTTGCCAAGATTAGGAAAATATTTGAGGTTGTGCTTGTTTACATTTATGAGCCGTATCAGAGGCAGCATTGGAGAGgtgaaaaattattttggaaaagTGAAGAATTATTTTGGGAAAAGTTCAAGACTATGCCTTGGTTGGCGCTGCCATTTAAAGACACGAGTTATAAGAAGTTAAAGCGGGTTTTCGAGTTCCAGTTTTATGATATACTTGTACCTAGACTTGTAATTTTTGGGCCTCATGGGGATTACATAGAACCATTCGGCTCTCACATGTTGATCCGGTATGGGGTTAGAGCATTCCCATTTACCCGTAAAAAAGCTGTGGAGTTGGAGACTAAAAAAGTAAAGGAACTGAACCTGGAGATGCTCTGGAATTCAGACAATGTCTTTACAAGGAATGATGGGTCCCAG GTTCCTTTTTCTCAACTATTTGGGAAGAGAATCATGTTTGTGCTTGAAAGTAGTGCTGCAGATTGGATGTCTAAGGACTCTGAAGATCTGGTATTATACACCGAGTTCCTTACAAGGTTAACAGAAAGGTATATCCAGAATAAAGGTACTGATTATGAGTTTGAAGTGATCCTCATTTCAACAAGTATGACAAAATCTTCCTTCTATAAAGACCTAGTTGGAGATATGCCTTGGTTGGTATCATCTGCAAACGAGTTGATTCTTGATTTAAGTTCCTCCTATTATTGGTATGGCATCTCTACTAATGAGCTGATCGAGTTTTTTTTTCCAATACTTGCCTTCAATCCGGATGGAAGAGTTGTTAGAAAAACATTATATCCTAAATTTGAGGATGTGGAGTTTCCTTTTTATGCTGGTGGTTTAGAAGATGAGATGTTGTCCCAGTTGATTACTTTGTCTATGTGGGACTACAGCCGGTTCTTCCGGTATAATGGGCGAATTTACACATAG
- the LOC141717562 gene encoding putative nucleoredoxin 1 isoform X2 — MANLRSTDLKVKVANLRPEFMEGGYIQCKHYNVEAEYTFRRSITKGDTICLNDLLFTNDRDYLITNNNQYLKAKQLEGKVIGIYFVPITGKDPRHSWFTALLKDVYDDLHPFNNFETVLVACNILDTDSRAKTDEIPIHCSLPRDPQKLFQDLFSYMPWTAIPFSDVTCRKHLQRSFDVSEKYIFQPKLYIVDQTGMVLQCNSWDILEYYGSLGYPFSDKRLKFLRTEDYLATKQPSLKTLLGSPKRDYVISNNGEKVPIHTFEEKVVALYFYHPDFPDKLTEELKLAYEEFAKIRKIFEVVLVYIYEPYQRQHWRGEKLFWKSEELFWEKFKTMPWLALPFKDTSYKKLKRVFEFQFYDILVPRLVIFGPHGDYIEPFGSHMLIRYGVRAFPFTRKKAVELETKKVKELNLEMLWNSDNVFTRNDGSQVPFSQLFGKRIMFVLESSAADWMSKDSEDLVLYTEFLTRLTERYIQNKGTDYEFEVILISTSMTKSSFYKDLVGDMPWLVSSANELILDLSSSYYWYGISTNELIEFFFPILAFNPDGRVVRKTLYPKFEDVEFPFYAGGLEDEMLSQLITLSMWDYSRFFRYNGRIYT, encoded by the exons ATGGCCAATTTGAGATCCACCGACTTGAAAGTGAAAGTGGCCAATTTGAGACCCGAATTCATGGAAG GAGGATATATTCAATGTAAACACTATAATGTTGAAGCTGAATACACATTCAGACGGAGCATAACAAAAGGAGATACCATATGTTTGAATGACCTTCTCTTCACTAACGACAGGGATTATCTCATTACAAACAACAACCAATAT CTTAAGGCTAAGCAGTTGGAAGGCAAGGTTATTGGTATATATTTTGTCCCAATTACTGGTAAAGATCCGCGACACTCATGGTTTACAGCATTGCTAAAGGACGTATACGATGATCTACATCCATTCAATAATTTCGAGACCGTCCTGGTTGCCTGTAATATTCTTGATACCGACTCCAGAGCAAAAACAGATGAAATACCCATCCATTGTTCTCTTCCTAGGGACCCTCAAAAGCTCTTTCAAGATTTGTTTTCTTACATGCCATGGACCGCTATCCCATTTTCAGATGTAACATGCAGGAAACATTTGCAAAGAAGCTTTGATGTCTCTGAAAAATATATTTTCCAACCTAAACTGTATATTGTTGACCAAACAGGCATGGTTTTACAATGTAATTCTTGGGATATTCTTGAGTATTATGGATCCTTGGGCTATCCGTTTAGTGACAAAAGACTAAAATTTCTGCGGACGGAAGATTATTTAGCCACCAAGCAACCCTCCTTGAAAACACTACTGGGATCTCCCAAACGTGATTATGTCATTTCAAACAATGGAGAGAAG GTACCTATTCACACTTTTGAAGAGAAGGTTGTAGCCTTATATTTTTACCACCCTGATTTTCCAGATAAGCTAACTGAAGAACTTAAGTTGGCTTATGAAGAGTTTGCCAAGATTAGGAAAATATTTGAGGTTGTGCTTGTTTACATTTATGAGCCGTATCAGAGGCAGCATTGGAGAGgtgaaaaattattttggaaaagTGAAGAATTATTTTGGGAAAAGTTCAAGACTATGCCTTGGTTGGCGCTGCCATTTAAAGACACGAGTTATAAGAAGTTAAAGCGGGTTTTCGAGTTCCAGTTTTATGATATACTTGTACCTAGACTTGTAATTTTTGGGCCTCATGGGGATTACATAGAACCATTCGGCTCTCACATGTTGATCCGGTATGGGGTTAGAGCATTCCCATTTACCCGTAAAAAAGCTGTGGAGTTGGAGACTAAAAAAGTAAAGGAACTGAACCTGGAGATGCTCTGGAATTCAGACAATGTCTTTACAAGGAATGATGGGTCCCAG GTTCCTTTTTCTCAACTATTTGGGAAGAGAATCATGTTTGTGCTTGAAAGTAGTGCTGCAGATTGGATGTCTAAGGACTCTGAAGATCTGGTATTATACACCGAGTTCCTTACAAGGTTAACAGAAAGGTATATCCAGAATAAAGGTACTGATTATGAGTTTGAAGTGATCCTCATTTCAACAAGTATGACAAAATCTTCCTTCTATAAAGACCTAGTTGGAGATATGCCTTGGTTGGTATCATCTGCAAACGAGTTGATTCTTGATTTAAGTTCCTCCTATTATTGGTATGGCATCTCTACTAATGAGCTGATCGAGTTTTTTTTTCCAATACTTGCCTTCAATCCGGATGGAAGAGTTGTTAGAAAAACATTATATCCTAAATTTGAGGATGTGGAGTTTCCTTTTTATGCTGGTGGTTTAGAAGATGAGATGTTGTCCCAGTTGATTACTTTGTCTATGTGGGACTACAGCCGGTTCTTCCGGTATAATGGGCGAATTTACACATAG